One Centroberyx gerrardi isolate f3 chromosome 6, fCenGer3.hap1.cur.20231027, whole genome shotgun sequence genomic region harbors:
- the fzd9b gene encoding frizzled-9b: MSMDGCPLKMVIFLWCLLVISGSSFEIGSYDLERGRPAKCEPIVIPMCQGIGYNLTRMPNFMDHDNQKEAAIKLNEFAPLVEYGCDVHLRFFLCSLYAPMCTDKVSTSIPACRPMCEQARQKCSPIMEKFNYAWPDSLDCSKLPTRNDPNALCMEAPENDTRTESKKGEGMLPVPPRPRQPGSSSGRAAGSLGSCENPEKFQYVEKSQSCAPRCSSAVDVYWSRRDKDFAFIWMTVWSILCFISTAFTVLTFLLDPHRFQYPERPIIFLSMCYNVYSVAFIIRSVAGAENIACDRENGELYIIQEGLESTGCTIVFLILYYFGMASSIWWVILTLTWFLAAGKKWGHEAIEAHSNYFHMAAWGIPALKTIVILTMRKVAGDELTGLCYVGSMDTGALTGFVLIPLSCYLVIGTSFILTGFVALFHIRKVMKTEGTNTEKLEKLMVKIGIYSILYTVPATCVIVCYFYERLNMDYWKFRGLEGKCVSFPGRRNEDCSLETSVPTVAVFMLKIFMSLVVGITSGVWVWSSKTLQTWQGLCSRKLADRTSSRKPCSGVSCGSTHCHYKSPAVVLHMAKTDPHSDSPTHV; encoded by the coding sequence ATGAGCATGGATGGCTGTCCATTGAAGATGGTGATTTTCCTGTGGTGTCTGCTGGTAATCTCTGGCTCCAGCTTTGAGATAGGATCCTATGATCTGGAGCGAGGCAGACCAGCCAAGTGCGAGCCCATCGTCATACCCATGTGCCAGGGAATCGGCTACAACTTGACCAGGATGCCCAATTTCATGGACCACGACAACCAAAAGGAGGCTGCGATCAAGCTGAACGAGTTTGCCCCGCTGGTGGAGTACGGCTGTGATGTGCACCTCCGTTTCTTCCTGTGCTCCCTCTACGCCCCCATGTGCACAGACAAAGTGTCCACCTCCATCCCCGCCTGCAGACCCATGTGTGAGCAGGCCCGGCAGAAGTGCTCCCCCATAATGGAGAAGTTCAACTACGCCTGGCCCGACTCGCTCGACTGCTCCAAGCTGCCCACCAGAAATGACCCCAACGCTCTGTGCATGGAGGCCCCCGAGAACGACACCAGGACCGAGTCCAAGAAGGGAGAGGGCATGCTTCCAGTGCCGCCCCGGCCCAGGCAGCCGGGCAGCAGCAGCGGGCGCGCAGCGGGCAGCCTGGGGTCCTGCGAGAACCCGGAGAAGTTCCAGTATGTGGAGAAGAGCCAGTCGTGCGCCCCGCGCTGCTCCTCCGCCGTGGATGTCTACTGGTCCAGACGGGACAAGGACTTCGCCTTTATTTGGATGACGGTTTGGTCCATCCTGTGCTTCATCTCCACCGCCTTCACTGTCCTGACCTTCCTCCTGGACCCGCACCGCTTCCAGTACCCCGAGCGCcccatcatcttcctctccatGTGCTACAACGTTTACTCCGTGGCCTTCATCATTCGCTCGGTGGCCGGGGCGGAGAACATCGCCTGTGACCGTGAGAACGGCGAGCTGTACATCATCCAGGAAGGGCTGGAGTCGACGGGCTGCACCAtcgtcttcctcatcctctacTACTTCGGCATGGCTTCCTCCATCTGGTGGGTCATCCTGACTCTCACCTGGTTCCTGGCTGCGGGGAAGAAGTGGGGCCACGAGGCCATCGAAGCCCACAGCAACTACTTCCACATGGCCGCCTGGGGCATCCCCGCTCTGAAGACCATCGTCATCCTCACCATGAGGAAGGTGGCGGGGGACGAGCTGACGGGGCTGTGCTACGTGGGCAGCATGGACACGGGGGCGCTCACCGGCTTcgtcctcatccctctctcctgctaCCTGGTCATCGGCACCTCCTTCATCCTCACCGGCTTCGTGGCTCTCTTCCACATCCGCAAGGTGATGAAGACGGAGGGCACCAACACGGAGAAGCTGGAGAAGCTCATGGTGAAAATCGGCATCTACTCCATCCTGTACACGGTGCCCGCCACCTGCGTCATCGTCTGCTACTTCTACGAGCGGCTCAACATGGACTACTGGAAGTTCCGGGGGCTGGAGGGGAAGTGCGTGTCTTTCCCCGGGCGCAGGAACGAGGACTGCTCGCTGGAGACGTCCGTGCCCACCGTGGCCGTGTTCATGCTGAAGATCTTCATGTCTCTGGTGGTGGGCATCACCAGCGGCGTGTGGGTGTGGAGCTCTAAGACGCTGCAGACCTGGCAGGGCCTGTGCAGCAGGAAGCTGGCGGACAGGACTAGTAGTAGGAAACCCTGCAGCGGCGTCAGCTGCGGCAGCACGCACTGTCACTACAAATCCCCCGCTGTGGTCCTCCACATGGCCAAGACAGACCCGCACTCAGACAGTCCCACGCACGTCTGA